In Deinococcus humi, the genomic window GCCGCCCAGCACGATCACGGCCAGCCCCTTGAGGCCATAGGTCACGCCGAAATAGGGGCCAGCCACGCCGAAGGCGGTGCCCACCAGGGTGCCAGCCAGCCCGCCCAGGAAACCCGAGAGGAAAAAGGTGATCACGATGAACCTGTCCACGCTGATGCCCAGCAGGCTGGCGGTGGTGGGATTCTCGGCCACCGCCCGGAGCGCCTTGCCGATCTTGGTGCGCCCGATCACGTACCCCAGCACCGCCAGGATCGCCAGACTGACTCCGAAGATGATCACCTGCACGGTTCGGATCACCACGATCTTGTCGCCGATGGCAAACGACAGCGCGGGGCGCAGCTCTCCGTAGGCATTGGACGGAAAGTTGTAGATCTCGGCGCCCACCAGCAACTGAATGAGATTGACAATCACCAGGGCCACGCCCAGCGAGCTGACCAGCGCCAGCAGGGGGTCTGCGCCGCGCGCCCGCATAGGCCGGAAGGCAAGCCGCTCGATCAGCACCGAGATCAGCCCGGCCCCCACCGCCCCCAGCAGGGTGGCCGCCGCGAAGACCCAGGGGCTGCCCGACAACGGTGAACCGGCAGGAAACAGGTTAATGCCCTTGAGTAGACCGTTGTTTTCG contains:
- a CDS encoding branched-chain amino acid ABC transporter permease, with protein sequence MELSGLVQNLMNGLAIGSVYAIFALGYTLVFSILGIINFAHGAVFTLGAYFTYTLVAGQFENNGLLKGINLFPAGSPLSGSPWVFAAATLLGAVGAGLISVLIERLAFRPMRARGADPLLALVSSLGVALVIVNLIQLLVGAEIYNFPSNAYGELRPALSFAIGDKIVVIRTVQVIIFGVSLAILAVLGYVIGRTKIGKALRAVAENPTTASLLGISVDRFIVITFFLSGFLGGLAGTLVGTAFGVAGPYFGVTYGLKGLAVIVLGGLGSIPGAVLGGLVIGLAEAFVPSDYSAYKDAVAFALLFVILLVRPQGLLGQNAAQKV